From the Deltaproteobacteria bacterium genome, one window contains:
- a CDS encoding ABC transporter substrate-binding protein yields MNSLFRHSLPYLTPVPFFALLIVLSFAKEKVHAQSITAIKSVDIVPYNKAINAFKSCVDASVDEILIDYDEESGHNAAVLVSNENLHLIFTLGSDALTLVKDKLTHSTPVIFTFVLNPETIMENKKGEADLNITGISMNIPPYEQFKTMLQAAPKTKNIGTIYNSSKTGTLIKEAEKAAKKLGINLVSTEIRHKSEAINAITDMKGKIDAFWMAPDTTAITHESTEYMLLFSLRNNIPLIGISGKYVKNGALMAYTFDSEDVGRQAGEIAQQFLDGKPIKGFTTHNPRKLKLALNLKVAKKLGLKIPEDLIDRADKIYR; encoded by the coding sequence ATGAATTCTCTATTCAGACATAGCTTGCCATACTTAACCCCGGTGCCCTTTTTTGCTCTACTTATAGTCCTGTCTTTTGCAAAAGAAAAAGTCCATGCGCAAAGCATTACCGCCATCAAGAGTGTCGACATTGTTCCTTATAATAAAGCAATCAATGCATTCAAATCTTGTGTCGATGCAAGTGTAGATGAAATCCTCATCGATTATGATGAGGAAAGTGGCCACAATGCAGCAGTCCTGGTCAGTAATGAAAATCTGCACCTTATTTTTACATTGGGCAGTGATGCATTAACCCTCGTAAAAGATAAATTAACTCACTCTACACCGGTTATTTTTACCTTTGTTTTAAATCCTGAAACTATCATGGAAAACAAGAAGGGAGAAGCAGATCTAAATATAACAGGCATATCCATGAACATCCCACCTTACGAGCAGTTTAAAACAATGCTCCAGGCAGCTCCAAAAACGAAAAACATTGGAACCATTTATAATTCTTCCAAAACAGGGACACTCATTAAAGAAGCTGAAAAAGCTGCAAAAAAACTTGGAATTAACCTGGTATCAACAGAAATCAGGCATAAGTCTGAAGCCATAAATGCCATTACCGACATGAAGGGAAAGATCGATGCTTTCTGGATGGCTCCCGATACAACGGCAATTACCCATGAGTCAACGGAATATATGCTTCTCTTTTCTCTTAGAAACAACATCCCCCTCATTGGAATATCGGGAAAATACGTGAAAAACGGAGCACTGATGGCCTATACCTTTGACAGTGAAGATGTGGGACGTCAGGCAGGTGAAATTGCACAGCAATTCCTGGACGGTAAGCCTATCAAAGGCTTTACAACTCACAATCCAAGAAAACTGAAGCTTGCCCTGAACCTGAAAGTTGCCAAAAAGCTTGGTTTGAAAATACCTGAGGATTTAATAGACAGGGCCGACAAAATATACAGATAA